Within Anolis sagrei isolate rAnoSag1 chromosome X, rAnoSag1.mat, whole genome shotgun sequence, the genomic segment agcgtggactaccgtggccaagtcagacttcccaaggtacggtcgcagttggcgcacgagtcttaactgtgcgaatgctcccctggtcaccgccgaaacctggggatccaggctcagcgatgagtccaggatcacacccaaactgcgaacctgtgtcttcagggggagtgcgaccccgtctaacacaatgctacatggatgatgggatttgttgtTTCCCTGGTCTGCAGTTTCACTCAATGCTACATGGATTTGTAGTTCCCCGCAAAGGTCAGCAGTTTTACTCAAGGCTGTGGAGATAATGGGATTTGTGGTTTCCCCAAAGACTTTTGTCTGCAGTTTAACTCAATGCTACACAGATAATGGGATTTGTGGTCACCCATAAGCCTGCAGTTTTACTCAGTGCTTCACGGATGATGGGGTTTGTCGTTCCCCCAAAGGTCTGTAGTTTTGATCAATGCTGTAAATAATGGGATTTGTGGTTTCCCCAAAGCCTTTCAATGTTCTATCACTGGAGTATATAttcccccttgtgggaaagcttgattccacaactcccaccataatgagccctcctccacaaacaatgtttctcttttatctcactgAGCTTTTTAActagttttaattagttcttcttttaaccattacatgtgacccgcccattgtcactgcgtttgtgtttattgtaattttatattgttgtatattcatatgttctttgtaattatgatgttgtttattgtttattgtttgcgttttcggtttgcgttcggttgttctttattgtaattgttgttcgggcttggccccatgtaagccgctccgagtccccatcggggagatggggcggggtacaaataaagttgtattattattattattattattattattattattatctgctgttTTACTTAATGCTACAAAGgtaatggaatttgtagtttttccCTCAAAGGTCTTTCGCCCCCGCACTTTAACTCACTGCTACacggataatgggatttgtagtcccacAGAAGTCTGCAGTTTTACTCAATGCTACACGGATGATGGGGTTTGTCGTTCCCCTAAAGTTGTGTAGTTTTACTCAGTGCTGTAGGGATAATGGGATTTGTTGTTTCCTCCAAAAGTCTTTCGTCTGCAGTTTTACTCAATGCTACACGGATAATGGGGTTTGTCGTTCCCCCAAAGATCTGTAGTTTTACTCAATGCTGTAGGGATAATGGGATTTGTTGTTTCCTGCAAAACTCTTTCGTCTGCAGTTTTACTCAATGCTACACGGATTATGGGGTCTGTCGTTCCCCTAAAGTTGTGTAGTTTTACTCAATGCTGTAGGGATAATGGGATTTGTTGTTTCCTCCAAAAGTCTTTCGTCTGCAGTTTTACTCAATGCTACACGGATAATGGGGTTTGTCGTTCCCCCAAAGATCTGTAGTTTTACTCAATGCTGTAGGGATAATGGGATTTGTTGTTTCCTGCAAAAGTCTTTCGTCTGCAGTTTTACTCAATGCTACACGGATTATGGGGTTTGTCGTCCCCCTAAAGTTGTGTAGTTTTACTCAATGCTGTAGGGATAATGGGATTTGTTGTTTCCTCCAAAAGTCTTTCGTCTGCAGTTTTACTCAATGCTACACGGATAATGGGGTTTGTCGTTCCCCCAAAGATCTGTAGTTTTACTCAATGCTGTAGGGATAATGGGATTTGTTGTTTCCTGCAAAAGTCTTTCGTCTGCAGTTTTACCCAATGCTACACGGATTATGGGGTTTGTCGTTCCCCTAAAGTTGTGTAGTTTTACTCAATGCTGTAGGGATAATGGGATTTGTTGTTTCCTCCAAAAGTCTTTCGTCTGCAGTTTTACTCAATGCTACACGGATAATGGGGTTTGTCGTTCCCCCAAAGATCTGTAGTTTTACTCAATGCTGTAGGGATAATGGGATTTGTTGTTTCCTGCAAAAGTCTTTCGTCTGCAGTTTTACTCAATGCTACACGGATTATGGGGTTTGTCGTCCCCCTAAAGTTGTGTAGTTTTACTCAATGCTGTAGGGATAATGGGATTTGTTGTTTCCTGCAAAAGTCTTTCGTCTGCAGTTTTACTCAATGCTACACGGATTATGGGGTTTGTCGTCCCCCTAAAGTTGTGTAGTTTTACTCAATGCTGTAGGGATAATGGGATTTGTTGTTTCCTCCAAAAGTCTTTCACCTGCAGTTTTACTCAATGCTACACGGATAATGGGGTTTGTCGTTCCCCCAAAGATCTGTAGTTTTACTCAATGCTGTAGGGATAATGGGATTTGTTGTTTCCTCCAAAAGTCTTTCACCTGCAGTTTTACTCAATGCTACACGGATAATGGGGTTTGTCGTTCCCCCAAAGATCTGTAGTTTTACTCAATGCTGTAGGGATAATGGGATTTGTTGTTTCCTCCAAAAGTCTTTCGTCTGCAGTTTTACTCAATGCTACATGGATGGTAGGATGAGATTTGTCGTTTTTCTGGATTTAAGGCTGCGGCGATGGAGGGTTTTTGTTGTGTTTCCATTCACCTTCTGGGGTTCGACTCAACGCTGTGGGGATGATGGGGAGTGTAGTCTTCCGCTTTCCACAGGCATGGCTCCTCCTGCCTGGCAATCTTTCTCTTTTCAAATAAAAAGACCCCATTCTCTTCGACCAGTCGCCCTTAAAGATCCGAAACGACACATTTCTTGCCTGAGCAGGACGGGCCGGGCTCCGTATCTCCCGGGCGGGGTTTGTGCCAAAGTTCAGTCAGGCCTTGTTGTTTTAGGGGAAGGAGGCCGACCTCCGGAGGGGACCCGCCGCCACCGCCATGCCTTTCGTGGAGCTCGAAACCAGCCTGGCCGCCCAGGCCCTCCCCAAGGACCTCCCCGCCAAGCTGAGCCGCGCGGCGGCCGAAATCTTAGGAAAACCCGAGGAGGTAGCGTGCCCGACTAGGccgcgggtgtgtgtgtgtgtgtgtgtgtgtgtactcgaTTGAGGCCTGCTCGGGCTCGCGTAGTTGAGGAGGCCGGCTTTCCGTTCACTTCGGTCGTCCTCCTAAGCTACGCGAGTCTGAGGTATATTGAGGACCACTAGGCCACGGGGAGTATAGTTTGTGGGTCTTCTCCGGCAAAGGCGCTTGAGGAGCACCAGGCCGCGCAAAGCCTGGCCCTCGCGTAGTTTAGGAATCACGCGAGGCGGACCTCTCGCCAACGCGAGTCCGAGGCTCCCGCGCGGCCTAGTGTTTTTGTATTCTCCCGCTTTCCCTCCCTCAGCGCGTGGTGGTGACGGTGAAGGGCGGCCTCTCGATGGTGCTGTGCGGACGCGCCGGGGACTCGGCTCCAGGGGCCTTGCTCTCGGTGTCCTCCATCGCGGTGGTGGGCTCCGCGGAGCAGAACAAGCAGCATAGCGCCCGCTTCTTCGAGTTCCTTCAGCGGGAGCTGGGACTCGCTCCGGAGCGGTGAGGATGAAGGGGGGAAGCCTCGGGCTTGCGTAGTTCAGGAGAGCCCCGACCTCGCCTAACTCAAAAGGCCGCCTTCCCCCTCCCTCGTGGGTCCGCGAGTCCGAAGCTTTTCCTTCGGGGACAGATTCAGatgatatatttttaatattaataacatCAATCTTTTATTTTCGGAAAGGATCGTGATCCGGTTCTATCCGCTGGAGCCCTGGCAGATCGGGAAGAACGGGACCGTCATGACCTTCCTCTGATTCCGGACCGCTTTTCAAAGCCATTCcgcaataaatgaaataaaagaatgAGAGAGCAAATCCAGAAAtgattgttgttttttattgattGCTGATGATTATTGGCGAGGGCAAGATGGTTCACTCGAACTATGAGTGAGTCTGGGTCTTCTTGGCCCCGCCCACAATTTGCGCAGACTCAGAACGCCTCCTTTACGGCATTCTAGGAATGGCCTTTGGCCCCGCCCACAAGTTACGGATACTTAGTCTCGTCCGAATAGAggcccaatctatataaatacaaatgtaatgttagttcgtgctaccatcagaactcaaaaaccactgggggaattgacaccaaatttggacacaaggcacctaacagtccaatgtatgtccttcactcaaaa encodes:
- the DDT gene encoding D-dopachrome decarboxylase; its protein translation is MPFVELETSLAAQALPKDLPAKLSRAAAEILGKPEERVVVTVKGGLSMVLCGRAGDSAPGALLSVSSIAVVGSAEQNKQHSARFFEFLQRELGLAPERIVIRFYPLEPWQIGKNGTVMTFL